From Bosea sp. NBC_00550, the proteins below share one genomic window:
- the mtnA gene encoding S-methyl-5-thioribose-1-phosphate isomerase, whose translation MKINGQHYRTIWLGQDGWRVVVIDQTRLPFRFETVALGSAEQAADAIRSMVVRGAPLIGATAAYGVALAMRADASDAALEAALALLGATRPTAVNLHWALERMQRVLAAKPSERRAETAYAEAAAICDEDVALCRAIGEHGLPLIREIAARKPAGQPVNILTHCNAGWIATVDWGTALAPIYLAHDAGIPVHVWVDETRPRNQGAALTAYELGAHGVPHTVITDNAGGHLMQRGAVDMVIVGTDRTTADGDVANKIGTYLKALAAHDNGVPFYVALPSPTIDWSIRDGLADIPIEERAAREVTHLSGLAEDGEVRSVRVVAPGSNAVNPAFDVTPARLVTGLITERGVCAASTEGLEQLFPDLASRATG comes from the coding sequence ATGAAGATCAACGGCCAGCATTATCGAACGATCTGGCTCGGGCAGGATGGCTGGCGCGTCGTGGTGATCGACCAGACGCGGCTGCCCTTCCGCTTCGAGACGGTGGCGCTGGGCTCGGCCGAGCAGGCCGCCGACGCGATCCGCTCCATGGTGGTGCGGGGCGCGCCGCTGATCGGCGCAACAGCCGCCTATGGCGTCGCGCTGGCGATGCGGGCGGATGCCTCCGACGCTGCACTGGAAGCGGCGCTGGCGCTGCTGGGCGCAACGCGCCCGACCGCGGTCAACCTGCACTGGGCCCTGGAACGCATGCAGCGAGTGCTGGCGGCCAAGCCTTCCGAACGCCGGGCGGAAACCGCCTATGCCGAGGCGGCGGCGATCTGCGACGAGGATGTCGCGCTCTGCCGCGCCATCGGCGAGCACGGGTTGCCGTTGATCCGCGAGATCGCGGCGCGCAAGCCGGCGGGGCAGCCGGTCAACATCCTCACCCATTGCAATGCCGGCTGGATCGCCACGGTGGACTGGGGCACGGCGCTGGCGCCGATCTATCTGGCTCACGATGCCGGCATCCCTGTCCATGTCTGGGTCGACGAGACGCGCCCGCGCAACCAAGGCGCGGCGCTGACGGCCTATGAGCTCGGCGCCCATGGCGTGCCGCACACGGTGATCACCGACAATGCCGGCGGGCATCTGATGCAGCGCGGCGCGGTCGACATGGTTATCGTCGGCACCGACCGCACCACGGCCGATGGCGATGTCGCCAACAAGATCGGCACCTATCTCAAGGCGCTCGCGGCCCACGATAACGGCGTGCCGTTCTATGTCGCACTGCCGTCGCCGACGATCGACTGGAGCATCCGCGACGGCCTCGCCGACATTCCGATCGAGGAGCGGGCGGCGCGCGAGGTGACGCATCTGTCCGGGCTGGCCGAGGATGGCGAGGTGCGCTCCGTCCGCGTCGTCGCGCCGGGCAGCAATGCGGTCAATCCGGCCTTCGACGTCACGCCGGCGCGGCTGGTCACCGGGCTCATCACCGAGCGCGGTGTCTGCGCGGCGAGCACTGAGGGCCTCGAGCAACTCTTTCCCGAT
- a CDS encoding extracellular catalytic domain type 1 short-chain-length polyhydroxyalkanoate depolymerase — MPSRLSPLAKFGANPGALRAYTYVPQGLPEQAPLVVVLHGCIQTAAAYDHGAGWSQLADRHGFALLYPEQQRANNANLCFNWFVPEDIRRGSGEALSIAQMAGTMIEAHGLDRRRVFITGLSAGGAMTSAMLATYPELFAGGAIVAGLPFGCATSIPEAFDRMRGHGLPAERDLEAMVRSASSHHGPWPTLSLWHGAADQTVAYANMDAIVAQWRGLHGLQRVSPEKNAIGLHSQRVWRDDAGVPKIEAFSVEGMGHGTPLGSADDIGASGAFMLEARISSTRHIARFWQLTETGSELSLTTNGEKLKSEATPERVGDKPAAPFSQLRASATGVGKVIEDALRAAGLMR, encoded by the coding sequence ATGCCTTCCCGACTGTCGCCGCTCGCCAAGTTCGGCGCCAATCCAGGCGCGCTTCGGGCGTACACCTATGTTCCCCAAGGTTTGCCGGAACAGGCGCCGCTGGTCGTCGTACTACATGGCTGCATACAAACGGCGGCCGCATACGACCATGGCGCCGGCTGGTCCCAGCTTGCGGACCGACACGGCTTCGCGCTTCTCTACCCCGAGCAACAGCGGGCCAACAACGCAAACCTCTGCTTCAACTGGTTCGTGCCCGAAGACATCCGGCGAGGCTCCGGAGAGGCGCTTTCGATTGCGCAGATGGCCGGGACAATGATCGAGGCCCATGGGCTCGACCGACGGCGGGTCTTCATCACCGGGCTTTCGGCCGGCGGCGCGATGACCTCGGCGATGCTCGCAACCTATCCCGAGCTCTTCGCGGGTGGCGCAATCGTTGCGGGGCTGCCTTTTGGATGCGCGACTTCGATCCCCGAAGCGTTTGACAGGATGCGGGGCCACGGACTTCCCGCGGAGCGAGACCTCGAGGCCATGGTGCGTAGCGCGTCTAGCCACCATGGGCCTTGGCCCACGCTCTCGCTTTGGCATGGCGCAGCCGACCAGACCGTTGCTTACGCGAACATGGACGCCATTGTTGCACAATGGAGGGGCCTTCATGGGCTGCAGCGCGTAAGCCCTGAGAAAAACGCGATAGGCCTGCATTCCCAGCGGGTCTGGCGCGATGACGCCGGCGTTCCAAAAATCGAGGCGTTCAGCGTCGAGGGCATGGGGCACGGCACGCCCCTTGGCAGTGCGGACGATATCGGGGCTTCAGGAGCTTTCATGCTCGAAGCGAGGATCTCATCGACACGTCACATTGCCCGGTTCTGGCAGTTGACCGAGACGGGATCCGAACTTTCGTTGACCACCAATGGCGAAAAACTGAAATCCGAAGCCACGCCTGAGCGTGTCGGCGACAAACCTGCCGCCCCCTTCTCGCAGCTTCGGGCGTCCGCTACTGGCGTGGGAAAGGTGATCGAGGACGCGCTGCGAGCGGCGGGGCTCATGCGCTAG
- a CDS encoding alpha/beta hydrolase, whose amino-acid sequence MGSTPAFSQQAAKPGFLTIQEQGSFAVGGTVVSTPGNFANDKPTAEGQSLHGDHLYAFYQVPQNPKPLPIVMLHGAFQSARSWETTSDGREGFQTLFLRGGFPVYLVDQPRRGRAGNSTVGTTIEPTPYDQLFFDQFRLGKWPNFFDNVQFDRKPETLDQFFRSVTPNTGPYDAGVISNAMAALFAKTGPAILFTHSQGGGPGWLTAIKNANVKAIVAFEPGSGFIFPEGELPPAMPSAAGTLSPEAVPSADFQKLTRIPIVIYYGDNFSVEPTTERGQDNWRVRLAMAKLWVAAVNRHGGDARLVHLPEIGIRGNTHFPFSDLNNVEIADLVSKFLAEKKLD is encoded by the coding sequence ATGGGTTCAACACCGGCGTTCTCGCAACAGGCTGCCAAACCCGGCTTTCTGACGATCCAAGAGCAAGGCAGCTTCGCCGTCGGCGGCACGGTGGTGAGCACCCCCGGAAACTTCGCTAACGACAAGCCCACGGCCGAAGGGCAAAGCCTTCATGGCGACCATCTCTACGCCTTCTATCAGGTTCCCCAGAATCCCAAGCCGCTGCCGATCGTCATGCTGCACGGCGCCTTCCAGTCGGCGCGAAGCTGGGAGACGACCTCGGACGGGCGCGAGGGTTTCCAGACCCTGTTCCTGCGCGGCGGATTCCCGGTTTATCTCGTCGACCAGCCGCGGCGCGGACGTGCCGGCAACAGTACGGTCGGGACGACGATCGAACCCACCCCCTATGACCAACTCTTCTTCGATCAGTTCCGGCTCGGCAAATGGCCGAACTTCTTCGATAACGTCCAGTTCGACCGCAAGCCGGAGACGCTGGACCAGTTCTTCCGCTCGGTCACGCCGAATACCGGGCCCTACGATGCCGGCGTCATTTCCAACGCGATGGCGGCGCTGTTCGCCAAGACCGGTCCGGCGATCCTGTTCACGCATTCCCAAGGCGGCGGTCCGGGTTGGCTGACGGCGATCAAGAACGCCAACGTCAAGGCGATCGTCGCTTTCGAGCCGGGCAGCGGCTTCATTTTCCCGGAGGGCGAACTGCCCCCGGCCATGCCGAGCGCTGCCGGGACTTTGTCGCCCGAGGCGGTGCCTTCGGCTGATTTCCAGAAGCTCACCCGCATCCCGATCGTCATCTATTACGGCGACAATTTTTCGGTCGAGCCAACCACGGAGCGTGGGCAAGACAACTGGCGCGTCCGGTTGGCGATGGCGAAGCTCTGGGTCGCGGCCGTCAACCGGCACGGCGGGGATGCGCGCCTCGTACACCTCCCCGAGATCGGCATCCGCGGCAACACGCACTTCCCGTTCTCCGACCTTAACAATGTCGAGATCGCCGACCTGGTCTCGAAGTTCCTCGCCGAGAAGAAGCTCGACTGA
- a CDS encoding alpha/beta hydrolase, whose product MTTRLSRREWLATAALCSASTQASAETAPRHQPLTGDATLGQLVSHPAFTGFGRRILPWDDRALDESARLSSIASLLPYHTQVDIPSTVAALNRLIEDAGRGRQIFYELYDDEERRVDPSKLHAGLFFLRGTPGAPFAIIAPGGGFAYVGSVHEGFPYAAEISRAGLNAFVLKYRAGMGGETATRDLAAAIGFVFRNAPVLQVDTRAYSLWGSSAGARMAAFIGSHGAARFGGPELPRPAAAIMAYTAHADVGAVEPPTFAVVGAHDGIAPPASMERRIAILRSMGAETEYRVYPDVAHGFGPGIGTSAEGWIGEGIRFWQRQPR is encoded by the coding sequence ATGACGACGCGTCTATCACGGCGTGAGTGGCTCGCCACGGCAGCACTGTGTTCGGCTTCGACCCAGGCATCGGCCGAGACGGCTCCGCGGCATCAGCCTCTGACCGGTGACGCCACCCTTGGGCAGTTGGTCTCTCATCCGGCATTTACCGGGTTCGGTCGTCGGATACTGCCCTGGGACGATCGCGCGCTCGACGAGAGCGCCAGGCTTTCCTCGATCGCCAGCCTGCTGCCCTACCATACCCAGGTCGACATCCCCTCGACCGTTGCCGCGCTCAACCGACTGATCGAGGACGCAGGTCGCGGCCGGCAGATCTTCTACGAGCTCTATGACGACGAGGAGCGACGCGTCGACCCGAGCAAGTTACATGCGGGACTGTTCTTCCTGCGCGGCACGCCCGGCGCACCGTTCGCGATCATCGCTCCAGGAGGCGGTTTTGCCTATGTCGGATCGGTCCATGAAGGATTCCCCTACGCGGCCGAGATCAGCCGCGCCGGGTTGAACGCCTTCGTCCTGAAATACCGGGCCGGAATGGGCGGAGAAACAGCCACCCGGGATCTGGCGGCCGCAATCGGCTTCGTGTTTCGGAACGCCCCCGTGCTGCAGGTTGATACCCGCGCATATTCGCTCTGGGGCAGTTCCGCCGGCGCGCGCATGGCGGCATTCATCGGCAGCCACGGTGCGGCCCGCTTCGGTGGACCCGAATTGCCCCGGCCCGCTGCCGCCATCATGGCCTACACCGCTCATGCCGATGTCGGGGCCGTGGAGCCGCCCACCTTCGCCGTCGTCGGTGCGCACGATGGTATTGCACCGCCGGCGTCGATGGAGCGGCGCATCGCCATTCTCCGCAGCATGGGCGCCGAGACCGAGTACAGGGTTTACCCGGATGTCGCGCACGGCTTCGGTCCTGGCATCGGCACCAGCGCAGAGGGCTGGATAGGAGAGGGTATCCGCTTCTGGCAGCGTCAACCCCGGTAG
- a CDS encoding (R)-mandelonitrile lyase has protein sequence MLTPALIFAAMALPFGAALAQSNQEVAVQRASAQKPTDGPAQNFTGKVSVTGRFQGTAPARVGGGAVSFEAGARTAWHTHPLGQTLIVTHGVGRVQHWGGEIQEIGPGDTVWIPPGVKHWHGGSPASGMTHIAISESLDGKTVDWMEHVSDQQYGR, from the coding sequence ATGCTCACTCCCGCCCTGATCTTCGCCGCGATGGCGCTACCTTTCGGGGCAGCGCTCGCTCAGAGCAACCAGGAGGTGGCGGTCCAGCGCGCCTCCGCGCAGAAGCCGACCGACGGCCCGGCCCAGAACTTCACCGGCAAGGTCTCGGTGACAGGGAGGTTCCAGGGAACGGCTCCGGCGCGCGTTGGTGGGGGCGCGGTCAGTTTCGAAGCCGGTGCGCGCACCGCCTGGCACACCCATCCGCTTGGCCAGACCCTGATCGTCACCCACGGCGTCGGTCGGGTGCAGCACTGGGGCGGCGAGATTCAGGAGATTGGGCCAGGGGATACCGTCTGGATTCCTCCTGGCGTGAAGCACTGGCATGGCGGATCGCCGGCTTCCGGGATGACGCATATCGCCATCTCCGAATCTCTGGACGGCAAGACCGTCGACTGGATGGAGCACGTCTCCGACCAGCAATACGGCCGCTGA
- a CDS encoding S-methyl-5'-thioadenosine phosphorylase has protein sequence MSEAVLGIIGGSGIYDLPGISDLREERIDSPWGEPSDALRIGRIGKTKIVFLPRHGRGHAIPPSEINYRANIDVLKRAGVTDLVSLSACGSYRAELYPGLFVLVDQFVDRTSRRESSFFGKGCVAHVSVAHPVGPALQSRIAAAAEAEELPFVRGGTLVTMEGPQFSTYAESMTYRGLGYDLIGMTAMPEAKLAREAEITYATVAMVTDYDCWHELHGAVDVASVVAVLHENADKARRLVARLAADFPTEREACPAGSHNALDNAIITAPAFRDPALLAKLDAVAGRVLKA, from the coding sequence ATGAGCGAAGCCGTTCTCGGAATCATCGGCGGATCGGGCATCTACGATCTGCCGGGTATCAGCGACCTCCGCGAGGAGCGGATCGACAGCCCCTGGGGCGAACCCTCCGACGCATTGCGGATCGGCCGCATCGGCAAAACCAAGATCGTCTTCCTGCCACGGCACGGCCGCGGCCACGCGATCCCGCCCTCCGAGATCAACTACCGCGCCAATATCGACGTGCTGAAGCGGGCGGGCGTGACCGACCTCGTCTCGCTCTCGGCCTGCGGCTCCTACAGGGCGGAGCTCTATCCGGGGCTTTTCGTGCTGGTCGACCAGTTCGTCGATCGCACCAGCCGGCGCGAGAGCTCGTTCTTCGGCAAGGGCTGCGTCGCCCATGTCTCCGTCGCCCACCCGGTCGGCCCGGCCCTGCAGTCGCGGATCGCAGCGGCCGCCGAAGCGGAGGAGCTGCCCTTCGTGCGCGGCGGAACGCTTGTCACGATGGAGGGGCCGCAGTTCTCGACCTATGCGGAATCGATGACCTATCGCGGCCTCGGCTACGACCTGATCGGCATGACGGCGATGCCGGAAGCCAAGCTCGCGCGCGAGGCCGAGATCACCTACGCCACCGTCGCGATGGTGACGGACTATGACTGCTGGCACGAGCTCCATGGCGCGGTCGATGTCGCCTCCGTCGTGGCAGTGCTGCACGAAAATGCCGACAAGGCACGCCGCCTCGTCGCGCGACTGGCGGCCGATTTCCCGACCGAGCGCGAAGCCTGCCCGGCCGGCTCGCATAATGCCCTCGACAATGCGATCATCACCGCGCCTGCCTTCCGCGATCCGGCTCTGCTGGCGAAGCTCGATGCGGTAGCCGGGCGCGTGCTCAAGGCCTGA
- a CDS encoding LysR family transcriptional regulator → MAQPNFNDLAAFAMVAKERSFTKAGAKLGVSQSALSQTIKALEERLKLRLLTRTTRSVAPTEAGLRLLETIAPRFDEIEAEIAALGELRGKPAGTIRITAGEHAAIAALQPALRRLLPDHPDIKVEIIVDYGLVDIVAAGYDAGVRLGEQVAKDMIAVRIGPEMRMAVVGSPAYFKRYGVPETPQDLTSHNCIASRLPTYGGLFPWGLEKDGREVKVRGEGQLVFNSLALRLNSALDGLGLAYLPEDQAIPHIRTGKLIRVLDDWCPPFPGYHLYYPSRRHFSSALSLLVDVLRYRG, encoded by the coding sequence ATGGCGCAGCCGAACTTCAATGATCTGGCCGCCTTCGCCATGGTCGCGAAGGAGCGTAGCTTCACCAAGGCCGGTGCCAAGCTGGGAGTCTCGCAGTCCGCACTCAGCCAGACCATCAAGGCTCTCGAGGAACGCCTGAAGCTTAGGCTTCTAACGCGCACCACCCGAAGCGTCGCTCCCACCGAAGCCGGCTTGCGCCTTCTCGAAACCATCGCGCCGCGCTTCGACGAGATCGAGGCAGAGATCGCAGCGCTTGGCGAATTGCGGGGCAAGCCGGCCGGGACGATCCGCATCACGGCCGGCGAACATGCTGCGATCGCAGCTTTGCAGCCAGCCCTGCGCCGCTTGCTGCCGGATCATCCCGACATCAAGGTCGAGATCATCGTCGACTATGGCCTCGTCGACATCGTGGCGGCGGGCTATGATGCGGGGGTGCGTTTGGGCGAGCAGGTCGCAAAGGACATGATCGCCGTCCGGATCGGGCCGGAGATGCGTATGGCCGTGGTCGGATCGCCCGCCTATTTCAAACGCTACGGTGTTCCGGAAACGCCGCAGGACCTGACCTCCCACAACTGCATCGCGTCTCGTCTCCCCACCTATGGCGGCCTGTTTCCCTGGGGCCTCGAAAAGGATGGGCGCGAGGTCAAGGTACGTGGTGAAGGGCAACTCGTGTTCAATAGCCTCGCACTTCGGCTGAACTCAGCGCTCGACGGGCTCGGCCTTGCCTACCTGCCGGAGGACCAGGCGATCCCGCATATCCGCACGGGAAAGCTCATACGCGTGCTCGACGATTGGTGCCCGCCGTTTCCCGGCTACCACCTCTACTATCCGAGCAGACGGCATTTCTCCTCGGCTCTCTCCCTGCTGGTCGATGTCCTGCGCTACCGGGGTTGA
- a CDS encoding adenine phosphoribosyltransferase — translation MNLADSIRAIPDYPRPGIVFRDITTLLGDARAFRRAVDELVQPFAGLKIAKIAGIEARGFILGGAVAHQLSAGFIPVRKKGKLPRETLRATYALEYGTDEIEIHRDAVQPGERVLLVDDLVATGGTAEAAVNLLAGLGAEVVAACFIVDLPELGGADKIRRLGVPVRTLVSFADH, via the coding sequence ATGAACCTCGCCGACAGCATCCGCGCGATCCCGGACTATCCCCGGCCCGGCATCGTCTTTCGCGACATCACCACGCTGCTCGGCGATGCGCGGGCCTTCCGCCGTGCCGTGGACGAGCTGGTGCAGCCCTTCGCCGGGCTGAAGATCGCCAAGATTGCCGGCATCGAGGCGCGGGGCTTCATTCTCGGCGGCGCTGTGGCGCACCAGCTCTCGGCCGGCTTCATCCCCGTGCGCAAGAAGGGCAAGCTGCCGCGGGAAACGTTGCGCGCGACCTATGCGCTCGAATACGGCACGGACGAGATCGAGATCCATCGCGACGCGGTGCAGCCGGGCGAGCGGGTGCTGCTGGTCGATGATCTCGTCGCGACCGGCGGCACGGCCGAAGCGGCCGTCAATCTGCTCGCCGGCCTGGGGGCGGAGGTGGTGGCAGCGTGCTTCATCGTCGACCTCCCCGAGCTCGGCGGGGCCGACAAGATCCGCAGGCTCGGCGTGCCCGTGCGGACGCTCGTCTCCTTCGCCGATCACTGA
- a CDS encoding AraC family transcriptional regulator, with amino-acid sequence MNTAAIDPAQLTMFDVIQARQPEDLEGSFRISERVAKSSRIYTYQLQSRALWRASFARPFFTLATRSTGAIVASYANSSFATELSIDGDEGDLFCFTSILAGHMALAQRGKHATAMRGQGFAWRPSRGTQLLIGDDNARTNVFLRVTDVEDGLVRMLDEPLRQPLEFAPSVDWSRGLAASLKSQLDFVFNDFRREDGVVSSPVALASLIDLLVSLVLRGTSHNYSNWLAKGSSGTVPAYIRRAEDFMRESATEPIRMAHVAAAAGCSLRTLDDAFKQFRGSTPLGALHAIRLELAREELALGVLSDSVTTVARRYGFTNSSRFAKVFRRRFGETPMEVARRASRSLWRDV; translated from the coding sequence ATGAACACGGCTGCGATCGATCCTGCCCAGTTGACGATGTTCGATGTCATCCAAGCGAGACAACCCGAGGATTTGGAGGGCTCGTTCCGGATTAGCGAACGCGTTGCAAAATCGAGCCGGATCTACACCTACCAGCTCCAGAGCAGAGCGCTGTGGCGAGCCAGCTTCGCTAGACCATTTTTTACCCTCGCAACCCGTAGCACCGGCGCAATCGTCGCGAGCTACGCCAACAGCAGCTTTGCAACCGAGCTCTCCATCGACGGCGACGAAGGCGACCTTTTTTGCTTCACATCGATCCTCGCCGGCCACATGGCGTTGGCTCAACGAGGAAAGCACGCGACAGCCATGAGAGGCCAGGGTTTCGCGTGGCGCCCGAGCCGGGGAACTCAGCTCCTGATTGGCGATGACAACGCGCGCACAAATGTCTTCTTGAGGGTTACGGATGTCGAGGATGGGCTGGTACGCATGCTCGACGAACCGCTCCGCCAGCCACTAGAATTCGCGCCCAGCGTCGACTGGAGCAGAGGGCTGGCAGCGAGCCTCAAGAGTCAGCTGGATTTTGTGTTTAACGACTTCCGGCGAGAGGACGGCGTGGTCAGCAGCCCCGTAGCACTCGCGTCCTTGATCGATCTGTTGGTCTCGCTTGTGCTACGCGGCACGTCGCACAACTATTCCAATTGGTTGGCGAAGGGCTCTTCCGGGACCGTCCCGGCCTACATTCGGCGTGCGGAGGATTTCATGCGCGAAAGTGCCACTGAACCGATCCGCATGGCTCATGTCGCGGCAGCAGCTGGATGCAGCCTGCGGACCCTTGACGATGCGTTCAAGCAATTCCGCGGCAGCACGCCGTTGGGCGCGTTGCACGCCATTCGACTAGAGTTAGCGCGCGAAGAGCTAGCTCTTGGCGTGCTAAGTGATTCTGTCACTACCGTCGCTCGCCGATACGGCTTCACCAATTCGTCGCGGTTTGCCAAGGTCTTTCGCCGTCGCTTCGGCGAAACGCCGATGGAGGTCGCGCGACGCGCCTCGCGCTCTTTGTGGCGAGACGTTTAG
- a CDS encoding cytochrome P460 family protein — translation MKRATQAAVTAAAMTIVLGVGWQVHAESTRATLPDLDKLVHYTTVRRGNVTEHIMTTPQALEAVKNRQPIPPGTHFVLVDFRDGKLFRYFVMEKGEGWGADYDERRRTGDWQYQWFWPDGKINTAENTARCASCHSSQAGSDYLYTAYRIPRFNGKPVE, via the coding sequence ATGAAACGCGCTACCCAGGCGGCCGTGACGGCCGCCGCGATGACCATCGTTCTCGGCGTCGGCTGGCAGGTGCATGCGGAGTCCACCCGGGCGACGCTTCCGGATCTCGATAAGCTGGTCCACTACACTACCGTACGGCGCGGCAACGTCACCGAGCACATCATGACGACGCCGCAGGCGCTGGAGGCGGTCAAGAACCGCCAGCCCATCCCGCCGGGCACGCATTTCGTGCTGGTCGACTTCCGGGACGGCAAGCTGTTCCGCTACTTCGTCATGGAGAAGGGCGAGGGCTGGGGCGCCGACTACGACGAGCGCCGCCGGACCGGCGACTGGCAGTATCAGTGGTTTTGGCCGGACGGAAAGATCAACACCGCCGAGAACACAGCGCGCTGCGCGAGCTGCCACAGCAGTCAGGCCGGCAGCGATTATCTCTACACGGCCTATCGGATCCCGCGCTTCAACGGCAAACCGGTCGAATAG
- a CDS encoding carboxymuconolactone decarboxylase family protein, with amino-acid sequence MRSAMRTIRNASVAALLLGAAPFEGSAQAQTPAQPATAKPPSRAQQLMGDIAPKMAELTDNVLFGDIWERPGLAKRDRSLITVAALIALNRPEQLRSHIALARTNGVKEEEIVEAITQLAFYAGWPNAITAIGVARDVFKQK; translated from the coding sequence ATGAGGTCTGCCATGCGAACCATCCGCAACGCGTCGGTTGCCGCCCTGCTCCTGGGTGCGGCGCCATTCGAGGGCTCCGCCCAAGCGCAAACCCCGGCACAGCCGGCGACGGCGAAGCCGCCGTCCAGGGCGCAGCAACTCATGGGGGACATCGCCCCGAAGATGGCCGAGCTCACCGACAACGTGCTGTTTGGCGACATCTGGGAGCGGCCGGGACTGGCCAAGCGCGACCGCAGCCTGATCACGGTTGCCGCCCTGATCGCGCTGAACCGGCCCGAGCAACTTCGTTCGCATATCGCGCTGGCGCGCACGAACGGCGTGAAGGAAGAGGAGATCGTCGAGGCGATCACGCAGCTCGCCTTCTACGCCGGCTGGCCGAATGCCATCACCGCCATCGGTGTCGCCCGCGACGTTTTCAAGCAGAAGTGA
- a CDS encoding DUF4405 domain-containing protein, translating to MSRFFALRLWLDGLAAVLLVLGLSYWWLGNVAHEIAGTLMFVLLIAHNVFNRRWYGSLPRTRREPRSLFNALLTGGLLLAMLALLTTSILISNALASFLPPWGGFTVRQIHTVAAYWVLVIVAVHLGLRWPMLMGLARVAFGIRDTGPTRTWFLRAFTGAVAAYGIWSCLVLGIGMKLTMQMSLDWWNFEESVAGFFIHVGAIAGLVMSGTYYGMRLIDFGRRRSRDARPVPTTVSP from the coding sequence ATGAGCCGGTTCTTCGCCCTTCGTCTCTGGCTGGACGGTCTCGCAGCCGTCCTGCTCGTGCTCGGCCTGTCCTACTGGTGGCTCGGCAATGTCGCACACGAGATCGCGGGCACGCTCATGTTCGTGCTGCTGATCGCGCACAACGTGTTCAATCGTCGCTGGTACGGCAGTCTCCCGAGGACACGGCGCGAGCCCCGCAGCCTCTTCAACGCCCTCCTCACCGGCGGACTCCTTCTTGCGATGCTGGCGCTGCTGACGACCAGCATCCTGATCTCGAATGCGCTCGCATCCTTCCTGCCTCCCTGGGGCGGGTTCACCGTGCGCCAGATCCATACCGTCGCCGCCTACTGGGTTCTGGTCATCGTGGCGGTGCATCTCGGCCTGCGCTGGCCGATGCTCATGGGGCTGGCGAGGGTGGCCTTCGGTATTCGCGACACCGGTCCGACCAGGACCTGGTTCCTGCGCGCGTTCACGGGCGCAGTGGCTGCTTACGGCATCTGGAGCTGCCTCGTTCTGGGCATCGGGATGAAGCTGACCATGCAGATGAGCCTCGACTGGTGGAACTTTGAAGAGTCGGTCGCGGGCTTCTTCATTCATGTCGGCGCCATCGCCGGGCTGGTCATGTCGGGCACGTATTATGGCATGAGGCTGATCGATTTCGGCCGCCGCCGAAGCCGCGACGCCCGGCCCGTTCCGACGACCGTATCACCATGA